ATTAGATATACATGTGGCACTGTTCCCAGTCAGGAaatcctttttttaaactttgttagAGGCAGGATATACCATCTTTCAATAGCTTTTCTCAGGGCATTCTTTACCTCTTGATTCCTCAAGCTGTAGATCATGGGGTTCAACATGGGGATGATGATTGTGTAGAACACAGAGGCCATTTTGTCTGTGTCCAGGGAATGGTTGGATTGGGGCTGCAGATACATGAAGATCAGAGTCCCGTAGAATATAGTCACGGCAGTCAGATGAGAGGCACAGGTGGAGAAAGCCTTGCACCTCCCTTCTGCAGATCGGATTCTCAGGATGGCAGCCACAATGTATATGTAAGAAATGAGGACGGTGGTCAAAGAGCTGATCATGTTGAATCCAGCACAGATGAAAATCAGGATCTCTTTGAGGCTGGTGTCTGAGCAGGCAAGGGCCATCAAGGGGACATCATCACAATAGAAATGATTGATGATGTTGGGGCCACAATAGATCAATTGGAAAGTCACTACCGTGTGGAGCAAAGCAACAGAAAAGCTGTATAAGTAGGGGCCGGATACCAGTCGCATACACAGCTTTTGGGACATGACTATCATGTAGAGAAGAGGATTGCAaatggccacatagcggtcataAGCCATTACCGCAAGGAGGAACATCTCGGAAACCAGGAAGTTCAGGAAAAAGCCCAACTGTGCTGCACAGGCGTAGAAAGATATAGACCTGTCCCCAGTCAGCAGCGTCTGCAGGAACTTGGGGGCTATGGATGAGGAGTAGCAAAGGTCTACAAAGGCCAGATTACCGAGAAAAAAGTACATGGGTGTGTGAAGTCGAGAATCCAGCCGTATTAATGAAATCATCCCAACGTTTCCTACCAAAGTTAGAGTATACACACCCGAAATGAGCAGAAAGAGGGTGATTTCAATCTCTCTTTGGACTGCAAAGCCCAGAAGGATGAATTCTGTTACTCTGGTGCTGTTGCTTTCAGACATTTGTTCGAGTTTCTCATCTGCTGAAAAAAGACAAGATAGGACCAAAGACAAATTTTTGGCAACAAGACATTGTAATCAGACGCCAACTCTTGCGTATTTGGGCTGAGGAGAAGACACTGTTTGCTGAAGTAGAACATAAGAGGAAATGGGCCCAACCCCTTTCAAACTTTCCTCTCAGGCTACTTATAATTTTATAAGTCAAAAATtaataagcaataaaaataaatcaattgaaTGCTACACAGTAAAGATAGTAAAAACCAACGAAAATTTTGTTGTGTTTGTaaagatatttaatattataagttTAGAGAACATTAAATCATATTggataaggaaaataattttgtctttcttgctgctttattttatttttggtggagCAAAACCTTAATgcataaatttgttatttttctcagatttgtatttatattttaacaaatatacaTCATGCTAAATGAAATGTTAAACAGTATACTCAGTGAGGAGCAAAAAGGAAGCCACTAAACATTTACATTTGTGAATCAGGCAAATTTGTATGTATCTAATTTTCAAATCTAGCCTttctaaacagaaacaaaatacatCTGTGAGTAAGGCTGGcgtatatactttttaaaaccaTAGTTGTCTAGATTGGTGGAAATTGGAGTATAGtattctatttaaattatttacaacACTTATAATCAGAAACGTGTTCTGCAATATCTGGTTACTTTTCAGTGAGACAATAGCACAAgtcccggctttttttttttgtaagaactttataagtaattttattttgagcAAAAAATAAGCCCAGTCTATAGACACGGCAACAGTTGTGAAGGTGACATGAGAACAAGGAAAGATTGGGACGCCTTGGACTGGACATTCCCCAGATTATGGGAAACCTGAGTGACtttctgatattcttttttttttttttttaattaaatcgtagatgtgtacattaatgcgatcatggggcaccatacactagtttcatagaccgtttgacacattttcatcacactggttagcatagccttcctggcattttcttagttattgtgctaagacatttacattccacatttactaagttccacaTATACCGGCTTTTTAAATGTAGTAATCTGTTCTATGAGAGAAAACAACCATTTTCAGCAAATACCTCTCCTATCTTATGTGATCTGGAAAGTTGTTGTCTTTAAAGCAAGGACCTTTTGTTCACCACTGCGAATATATCGAATATATCAGTATTGACTCTTCGGCCAGGCTTACGGGGCTGAGCCTTCTGCGACGTGGGGAGTGCAGCAGTGTCATCTGGGCGAGTGTCAGGAGGAAGAAGCTGGGAGAGAAATCCCAGCCAGGCCCAGCCGCTCCCCTAGGTTGCTAAGTCCGTTCTCCTTGTTTAGACTCTGCATTCATGGGAAAGACAGAGCCATGTCCTCCTCCAATCGCCACCACCTTCAGGGCATCCCCTTAGATCCTCTGCTGTCAGTGCCCTCATACACTTCTCATTTCTCTGTCCCTAACTCTCCTGTGGTCATCACACCCCTGCCTGATGTGGTTGCTAAGAATTATAGGGCTCATTCTACCTTTGAGTCTGAGAAAACTAACTTTAAACTTGGGAGGAAGGTAAAAGATAAGAATTTCTTATcatatcataatttttaaaaaggatataaaGTAGAAAGAATAATCCTTTTCTTACCCAACTTACTGCTCAGACGGAAACTTTTTTCTTCCTCGTAGTTTGGTGTGAGTGGgcagaaaatttgtttttttaattttctcttctttctctgtggaCCCAAGCTCAATGCAGTAATTAGTACCTAATATGTTCTTTAATAATAGaacaaatacagagggtgccaaaagaaggtatacacattttaagaaaggaaaaatctgcataaaattgtaatacttaagtcacatttaacttctgcaattataagagctacaagatacaatatacaagagaACAGAAGAACAgacattatcagtatatattgaatattacaattttaatactattttttcctttcttaaaatctgtatgcatttttggcaccctctctatATACAAACACAAAATTTATAGATAacacatatattcacatatatgcatctacgtgtatatgtgtatacatacgtACACATGTAAAATCTGGCACAAATATAATTTTCTCCCTCAGACATTCTAATTCATGGAAGCTAATGCtcattttgttaggataaaaCTGATTTGTCTTCCTGAATTGACATCTTAATACAACTCAAAGTCTTTCAGCTCACCATTCTGAATGTAGAATAAGAAAACAAGTAAGAAAGTATTGATTTAGCCAATATGGGGACACGCTGACATTAGTTCTACTTTTGGTCTTTTATGGTAAACATCTCTTCATATGTCTAGAGGTAGTAAGTGGGAGCTTTAATATGGGGTTGCTTTTCTTTAAACATGCACTAGAATCAGGCTCATTTTCCTTGCTTATTTATGCATAATATAAGGAACAAGCACAAAACCTAAAAATACTCTTTAATTTCAAATTTGGAAATGGCTAGCTCTCATTTTTGTGTATTACTTTCAAGTATGAATGTCTCTTTGATACATATTGTCTTTTAAACAAGcactattttcttctaagagaaaAGTAATTCTCACTAACACAAACCTTCTGGTTTCCCAGGCATGGGCTTCTGAAGTTTTATCAACAGATACCAAATGTTTTCCTCTTCTAAAGGAAATCCAAGTCTCAAGGAACAGTTAAGAGAGATGTTTTATTTTGGGAGAGCTAAGAGGGTTATTTAAATCCTGAGTGTGGACATCAGCCTCATGCAGCTGAAGCACAGTTAGGAAGATCATCTAGGCTGTTTTTAATGAGGAAAGTAATGGAAGACTTGGGGAAAGGACTCATTGGAAATGACcattcaaacctgtcacccttaCCAGTTAGGAAAGAGGTCTTCCCCGGAGGGTTTCCATAGGGGTGTCCTTTCACTTGACTCTCAGTTAGGGAGGGTATATGTATGTGTGATATATGCTTTATAGTGTGCAGACTTTATTCTTTCAAAGTTAATTCCAAATATTCCCCAGACATGTTTCCCCAGGGCCACTAACCCTCCTGGGCCCAAATGTCATAAGGAAATTCTAACTAGAAAAACATAAGCCTATGAAGACAAAGGCAACATTCGGTCATATTTGAATTAGAACCATCTCACCAGTGAGTCGCTAGTCTTTGTTTATGTACCTGAAATTCCGTTTGTATAACCAATGCAAAGCAAAGCAGAAACAAATGGCACACAAAGTAAAGACCACAGTCCTCTCTAATGTAATGTCACCACTTGTGCACCTGTCTTGCTTCCTTTTCCTTGCTCTGAATGAGGGGGATTCACATTTAATCACTTGTTGGGCCATCACCTGAGTGTGCTTTATAGGTAGAAGTTATAAGTTTTTAGCAGACAGAtttattgattgttttcttttctatgggtgaaaatgaaaataacaatggCTTCTCTCTACTTACGTCCCATAGAGTTCACAGTTAGTTTTActtaaaatgtaacttttaatCACATTTATTTGTTGTATGGACTGAGGCAGGCTCTAAGTGGTATTTGTCCATATGGCTAACCAATGGACTTGACATTATTAACTGCATAATCCATTTCTTTCTTACTAAGTTAGAATTaacacaaatttaaaacattattttattgaagaaaataatgtAACTAAATCAAATAGcttctatatacatatatcataaaaACCTTATAGTTTCAGAATTCTTGATGGGTACcaagtgtttttatattttatttcttttgaaaaacaaaaagaaaagcctttttcTTGGCATAAAGTATATGCATGCTTGTTTCTAAAtttcatatacataaaatatgaaacaatATATAAATTATCCATTATCAGCAATTTCTCTTAAATTTGGAGATAATTATTTCTCTACCACATGATTTTATCATTAGTTTTTGATCACAGTAAAAGCATTTAACATGAGGTCTactctcaacattttttttaagtcatcaaTATAAGtcaggtttaaaagaaaaaaaaaaagaaaattcttccagTTGAGACAAGATGGATAGACCTTGGGgacattatcttaagtgaaatgaaTCAGTCATAGAAGACAGATTCTGAGTGATTCCACTTCTATGGAGTATCAAAAATAGCCTCCCTCATATTTctgcattattttattaaattcagcTCATAGACTATATGACAATTTACTGCATATAATTACTATTATTCATCAGCAATATATATCAGGATTTTACATGATACTAAATATTCTTCCAAAATCATGTTTTCTAATACACGTAAGTATACCAAAACACATGAttacattttgtgatttttttttcctaattagcaAAATAATAATTCTATGATAAATTACCTTATTGTAATTTGCTTATAATGACCACatttttttagataaaattaaaagaaatgttgaGTAGGAGAATGCAGCTATTATACAACTTTTTAGTTGTTGCTAAATTATCTTTTTCTGATAATGCttctttaaaagttgtttttatatGTTGCCTCCTATTGATGCATTGTTTTTCCTGAAATTATTCTAATAAAGCTTTTACATTTCCCTCTCCACTGATAAAGTCATCTTACCGAAGTCATATAACCTCCATGTTGCATAAAACCATGATCAATCCTCCTTCATGTTATGTAACCTTGCGGGAATATTTCTGACAGTTCCTCAATCCTTGGTTAAATTTCTTCACTTGGATTTCCACACACTCCTGGATTTCTCCCACTTCTTCTCTGGGTTTTGTTGTTGGTTCTTTTTCATTGTCTTCATTTACCAATAGTGAAAAGCCACAGACTCGGTtggttctttgttgttttgtctttttatagTTGCACATCTTTCCTCTTTTGTTAATTTCATTTGATGTTTGTattgaaatacacacacatacacacacagagaacgTCTTCAAATAAGGTCATTTGATGAATTGCTCCCTGCCAGAGCATAGGTTTTCTCCCATATCCTAAAGAGGTGCATGTGAGGTCAGCTAACCTAAAGTGTTTGAATGTGAACATGTGAGGGTGTGTGAGccctagagagagagagagaagctgaacCTGAATTGGGGGGCATCCTGTCCagggctccttcctgcctcatgGCCTGATTTACTAGGATAGGCTCTGGCCACCTGTGACCTCGAAGAACAAGGgcttgctttttttaaattattaatctttcttaaacaTATATATCACTAACATTTATTTCAATTTCTAATATTAGAAATGTTTGGGTATTTATTTAGGAGTTTGGTGATATTTTTGTTACCAGACCTACTACAGGACTCCAGTTGGTTTTGGCACCAGGCACCGgttttgtggaagacaatttttccatggagcAAGGGTGGGAAGATTAGATTCTTGTATGGagtgtgcaacctagatccctccatgcacagtttacagtaggggcCCTGCTTCTATGAGAATCTAACGTCCCTGCTCATCTGaaaggaggcggagctcaggcagtgatgtaaAGAATGGCcataaacacagatgaagcttcacagATGAAGCTTTACTCACGTGCCTGCAGCTCACTTTCTGCCATAGGGTGGACCCTACCAGGCCATGGACGAGTACCAGTCATGAAGACTTACCACTGTGTATGTCTATTTCCTAATGTATCTCCTCACCTCAGTTTTCTGGACTCTGGACTCCCACATTCAGCATCCTCCTTGGCTCCTTTACTTGGATGTATATTAAACATTGTAAATGTAGTGTCTAAACTGAATTCCTGATAACCCATCTCAAACTTTCTTCTTTCCAACTCTCCCTGTCTCAGGCACGGAAACTTCCTGGTTTCTTCTGGCAAAATCCTTGTAATGAACCTGGCCTCCTCTTGCTCAATATGCTCACATTAGTGAacatcatcttttcatttttacctGTGCATTATAATTGTATTATGGATGAGtttcaatatatataattttaaatgaattcaaaTGCCCTTCAGctcctttttgtcttttgtaattttctctatttgcccttctttctctctcttcctctctccttccttccttccttctttccttccttccttccttccttccttccattattgcccttctctctctctcaccttccttctttctgttatcttttatctgttatcttttttttcctctctgctaATCTAGAATTTCTTCATTATAAACATTATATTAATTTTCAACTGGAGCAttttatagcttttaaaaatatacctaaccatttaatcattaatttattttagtatGGGCAATAATTCAAAGGTTCTACATTTTAATGCAAGTTAGAGCATAGGGTTTTAAATGCTAGGCTGTAGGGACAGAGTGCTCTGGGAAAAAGccaagcatcactgctggccctgCGCACTAAAACCAGTACTCCCTAGACACAGCGCACAGTCCCATCCCCAAGTCATATTGAGCAGTGATGAGGCTAAGTTCATTAAACAGGACGTGTTAAAGATAAACTTGTTTTGTAAACATGACTCTCTTTGAAACTTTCCACTatgctgtattttctcatgcctgattTCAATTCAGTTTCAATAAGAAAGTAAGGAAAGTAAGGAGGGGCCCTACCTTGTCTCTCCAGAGAACTGGTTTATTATCAGAGTCTCATTTGGCATTtaaaacatcttttcccatttattcaaaataccatattttgccacATCCAAAGGATGAAAAGTAAGGATATGCATCATACAGGGACAGTACTAAGTCTTTATCTATATAgatgttttaaattgttttagtTGTGCTTAAAGTGTAACTCAATAAAGCAATAGTGATAGCTCTATgaaaaataataccctggaatccCGTAATCACGACAACTCCCTCATGCTACCCCTCCCCTTGGCTGCCCCCCTCCAGGGAGGTGCCACAGCTGCAGGAGCATCCAGCCAGCCCAGCCATCAGGCTGGACTCCAGTGCTGCCACTGGAGACTAATGGTTACCAGGAGGAGGGCCGAGGCGACCACAACTGGTCCCCTCATCTCAACAGAGGCATGAGGCATGAAACTGGCCATTGGGTTAAGCCCAGCAAGAATGATCTAGATGACCCAAGAGGCCAACCTGTCCCAACTGCCCCTCCCAGCCCATGCTCATCCTCACATCctctcatttcttattttcacACAAGTCCACAGGTAGGTCCGCATCTGCTCTGCTGAGAACCCCTGTTCTTGTTTCCCAGGAAGCTGGTGTGAGGGCCCAGGGCTAGGCCTGCTGGCCACAGACTCCTGTTGGTTGAACCCTGCCTGCTTCACAAGCAGCTGGTTCCATTCTGAGGCCCCCACACCACCCTGAAGAGGCAGATCCCTGACCTGGGGTCTGAGAGATCTGGCTTCTGAACCAGGTGGAATGCTTATTAACTGAATACCCAGGTCATTCTCCTGGAGAATCGATTCAGGGTATTTGAGTGTGGTT
This is a stretch of genomic DNA from Nycticebus coucang isolate mNycCou1 chromosome 14, mNycCou1.pri, whole genome shotgun sequence. It encodes these proteins:
- the LOC128566074 gene encoding olfactory receptor 1038-like; this translates as MSESNSTRVTEFILLGFAVQREIEITLFLLISGVYTLTLVGNVGMISLIRLDSRLHTPMYFFLGNLAFVDLCYSSSIAPKFLQTLLTGDRSISFYACAAQLGFFLNFLVSEMFLLAVMAYDRYVAICNPLLYMIVMSQKLCMRLVSGPYLYSFSVALLHTVVTFQLIYCGPNIINHFYCDDVPLMALACSDTSLKEILIFICAGFNMISSLTTVLISYIYIVAAILRIRSAEGRCKAFSTCASHLTAVTIFYGTLIFMYLQPQSNHSLDTDKMASVFYTIIIPMLNPMIYSLRNQEVKNALRKAIERWYILPLTKFKKRIS